A stretch of Manduca sexta isolate Smith_Timp_Sample1 unplaced genomic scaffold, JHU_Msex_v1.0 HiC_scaffold_3093, whole genome shotgun sequence DNA encodes these proteins:
- the LOC115447189 gene encoding uncharacterized protein LOC115447189: MGFQLPRVSRCCCCVPLRIGSMLIGYFSIIFSCLAVATVSWYIYKVVSYVEHNKLHPNPEHTQEEVEKKALSLYVSFAYYLSVFLYYFIISIVLVIGVHLNKPNLLRSYVKAAMFLFALAVALVVVTCVFMGFFATLPILKWCFTLLVCMVVVRSTYLEMEEQNKPRVYEMQNLYMTPNVPLMA; the protein is encoded by the exons ATGGGTTTTCAATTGCCTCGAGTGAGTAGATGTTGCTGTTGCGTTCCCCTTCGCATTGGATCTATGTTAATTGGATATTTTTCTATT ATATTCTCATGTCTAGCTGTGGCTACTGTTTCGTGGTATATATACAAAGTGGTAAGCTACGTAGAGCACAACAAGCTGCATCCAAACCCAGAGCATACTCAAGAGGAAGTGGAAAAAAAGGCTCTCAGCTTATACGTATCATTTGCGTATTACCTATccgtgtttttatattactttatcatCAGCATAGTCTTAGTCATCGGAGTACACTTG aatAAACCCAATTTGTTGCGGTCTTATGTGAAAGCTGCGATGTTCTTATTCGCGTTGGCCGTCGCGCTGGTGGTGGTGACCTGTGTGTTCATGGGATTCTTCGCCACCTTGCCGATACTCAAGTGGTGTT TTACCTTGTTAGTCTGCATGGTGGTAGTCCGAAGCACATATCTCGAGATGGAAGAGCAAAACAAACCACGTGTTTATGAAATGCAAAATCTGTACATGACACCGAATGTTCCGCTTATGGCgtga